A single genomic interval of Cucumis sativus cultivar 9930 chromosome 5, Cucumber_9930_V3, whole genome shotgun sequence harbors:
- the LOC101206775 gene encoding bidirectional sugar transporter SWEET4 → MVSPDAIRTILGIFGNAISLFLFLSPVPTFIQIWKKGSVEQYSPVPYLATLINCMVWTLYGLPMVNPGSILVVTINGTGVVIELVYIILFLIYSDGKKKRLKVLLMMLVEVIFVALLALLVLTLAHTYHRRSAIVGTVCILFNIMMYASPLTVMKLVIKTKSVEYMPFFLSFASLANGIVWTAYACIRFDPFITVPNGLGTLSALVQLILYATFYKSTQRQIAERKAQIHLSEVVVNSAVSLPEKTANGGASTTPISDTTATRKA, encoded by the exons ACCGACATTTATTCAAATATGGAAGAAAGGATCAGTGGAGCAGTACTCGCCAGTACCATATTTGGCGACGCTGATAAACTGCATGGTGTGGACATTGTACGGTCTACCGATGGTGAATCCAGGTAGCATACTCGTCGTTACAATCAATGGCACTGGTGTCGTCATCGAGCTTGTGTACATTATCTTGTTCTTGATTTATTCCGACGGAAAGAAGAAGCGGTTGAAAGTGTTGTTGATGATGTTGGTTGAGGTCATCTTCGTAGCTCTCTTAGCCCTCTTGGTTCTCACTTTGGCTCATACTTACCATCGCCGCTCCGCTATCGTCGGGACCGTTTGTATTCTCTTTAACATCATGATGTATGCTTCACCCTTGACCGTCATG AAACTGGTGATTAAGACAAAAAGTGTGGAATATATGCCATTTTTTCTATCCTTTGCTTCATTAGCAAACGGTATCGTTTGGACTGCTTATGCTTGCATCCGTTTCGACCCCTTCATCACg GTCCCCAACGGCCTCGGGACATTGTCGGCCCTCGTTCAGCTTATTCTCTACGCCACCTTTTACAAATCAACTCAACGCCAAATCGCCGAACGAAAAGCCCAAATTCATCTCTCTGAAGTCGTCGTCAACAGCGCCGTCTCTCTACCGGAAAAGACTGCTAATGGCGGAGCTTCAACCACCCCTATTTCTGACACGACGGCAACCCGGAAGGCCTGA